The following are encoded in a window of Rubellicoccus peritrichatus genomic DNA:
- a CDS encoding glycoside hydrolase family 95 protein, with product MTSPDNSITKDNNKLWYRTPAASWIEALPVGNGRLGAMVYGGIKNEKIRLNEDTLWSGEPKDCNNHEAINWLSKARAAVFEGRHREAIEHCKKMQGAYNQSYQPFGSLHLEFDFEQDAKDYYRELDLSRAVVLTTFRVGETVFRREVFSSHPDQVIIVRLHTSKPGSLNFEAKLSSPHPNTISQENQRSIALRGLLPSHVDPNYYDSGNSPVSYFENSGMRFTGILHAKTVGGETTATNEGVISVKNADSATLIFSADSSFNGFDKSPSRQGVDPDIEALAHLHTATLRSDNQLIEDHIKDHQSLFYRSRLTLSPSRSDVETPKRIHSYTTKNDPGLVALLYDFGRYLLIASSREGTQPAHLQGIWSMDIRPPWSDNWTLNINSTMNYWPAQSTNLSECHRPILDFIKDLSITGKETAKIHYGAKGWVAHHNTDIWKQTSPVGDFGHGAPCWSQWAFGGVWHCMDLWEYYSFTLDETFLREVAYPLMRDAAEFCLDWFVPNPDGYLVVAPSSSPENTFIRPEDGGVGEVCAGSTQDTALAWDLVTNLIWSSEHLGIDKAFRETLITFREKLLPYRIGSKGQLLEWDKEYEEHEPNHRHLSHLIGFYPGRQITPDDEPELTEAVRKSLELRGDAGTGWSMAWKVCMWARLRDGNRAADLIAQQLKLARPVKIEDACETLDAGGTYPNLFGCCPPLMIDGNFGVTSGITEMLLQSHRQVNGAYEIHLLPALPEAWPEGSITGLCARGGFEIDLSWANGRLTDVSIQSIHGSPVRIRYEDTILEQKTKKAELIKPTFGS from the coding sequence ATGACCTCCCCGGATAACAGCATTACAAAAGATAATAATAAACTTTGGTATCGAACTCCGGCCGCATCCTGGATTGAAGCACTACCAGTTGGCAATGGTCGCCTTGGGGCGATGGTCTATGGTGGGATTAAGAATGAAAAGATCAGGCTAAATGAGGACACTCTCTGGTCAGGAGAGCCAAAGGATTGCAATAACCATGAGGCTATCAACTGGTTATCTAAAGCACGCGCTGCTGTTTTCGAAGGACGTCACCGCGAGGCAATTGAGCACTGCAAGAAAATGCAGGGAGCTTACAATCAATCCTATCAACCTTTTGGCAGCCTGCATCTGGAATTCGATTTTGAACAAGATGCTAAAGACTATTACCGCGAGTTAGATCTTTCGCGAGCAGTTGTTCTTACCACTTTCAGAGTTGGCGAAACCGTATTTAGGCGGGAAGTCTTTTCCAGCCATCCTGATCAAGTTATAATTGTTCGCTTACATACTTCGAAACCTGGAAGCCTTAACTTTGAAGCCAAACTCAGCAGTCCACATCCTAACACAATCAGTCAGGAAAACCAAAGAAGTATCGCTCTGCGTGGGCTATTACCAAGTCATGTAGATCCCAATTATTATGACAGTGGCAATTCGCCGGTTAGTTATTTTGAGAACAGTGGCATGCGATTTACCGGCATACTCCATGCCAAAACAGTCGGGGGTGAAACAACGGCGACCAATGAAGGTGTGATCAGTGTAAAAAACGCTGACAGTGCGACACTAATATTTTCAGCAGACAGCAGTTTTAACGGCTTTGATAAATCGCCATCACGACAAGGTGTCGATCCTGATATTGAAGCTCTGGCACACTTACACACCGCTACTCTAAGATCAGACAATCAATTAATCGAAGATCATATTAAGGATCACCAATCGCTATTCTATCGGTCACGACTGACACTATCGCCCTCACGATCTGATGTAGAAACACCTAAACGTATTCATTCCTATACAACGAAAAATGATCCCGGGCTTGTTGCCCTACTCTATGATTTCGGGCGCTACCTTCTTATTGCAAGTTCACGGGAAGGCACTCAACCGGCTCATCTACAAGGCATCTGGAGTATGGATATACGACCACCCTGGAGTGACAACTGGACATTGAACATCAATAGCACGATGAACTACTGGCCGGCTCAATCCACCAATCTCAGTGAATGCCATCGGCCAATATTAGATTTCATCAAAGACCTCTCTATCACAGGAAAAGAAACTGCGAAGATTCATTACGGAGCGAAAGGATGGGTCGCACATCATAACACAGACATCTGGAAACAGACTTCTCCGGTTGGAGACTTTGGTCATGGTGCTCCATGTTGGTCACAATGGGCTTTTGGCGGGGTGTGGCACTGTATGGACCTTTGGGAGTATTACAGTTTCACTTTGGATGAGACGTTTCTTCGCGAAGTTGCTTATCCCCTAATGCGTGACGCGGCTGAATTCTGTCTCGATTGGTTCGTTCCAAATCCCGATGGGTATCTGGTCGTAGCACCTTCAAGCTCACCAGAGAACACATTTATTCGACCTGAAGACGGAGGCGTAGGCGAAGTCTGTGCAGGATCAACTCAGGATACCGCGCTTGCGTGGGATTTGGTCACCAACCTTATCTGGAGCAGTGAGCACCTTGGAATCGACAAAGCGTTTCGCGAAACCCTGATCACTTTTCGAGAAAAGCTCTTACCTTATCGCATCGGTTCTAAAGGACAGCTACTTGAGTGGGACAAAGAATATGAAGAACATGAGCCAAACCATCGCCACCTTTCCCATTTGATTGGATTTTATCCTGGACGTCAGATTACTCCGGATGATGAACCGGAACTGACAGAAGCCGTACGCAAGTCCCTGGAATTACGGGGTGACGCAGGAACCGGATGGTCAATGGCATGGAAAGTATGCATGTGGGCTCGCTTACGTGATGGAAACCGAGCAGCCGATCTTATTGCACAACAATTGAAATTGGCTCGACCTGTTAAGATTGAAGATGCCTGCGAAACACTGGACGCGGGAGGCACCTACCCTAATCTCTTTGGCTGTTGCCCACCACTCATGATTGATGGCAATTTCGGAGTCACCTCAGGAATTACAGAAATGCTTCTGCAATCACACCGCCAGGTAAATGGTGCTTACGAAATCCATTTATTGCCCGCACTTCCAGAAGCATGGCCGGAAGGCTCAATCACTGGCTTATGCGCCAGAGGTGGTTTTGAAATAGATCTTTCATGGGCAAATGGTCGATTAACGGACGTAAGCATTCAGTCCATCCATGGATCTCCTGTACGCATTCGCTATGAGGATACTATACTTGAACAAAAAACCAAGAAGGCCGAACTCATCAAGCCGACCTTCGGTTCGTAG
- a CDS encoding sensory rhodopsin transducer translates to MKANPGKKSWYIPDAYLPSSGLGEKWEGHESVCVLNVGEQDAILTFILYFEDREPITIRDLRLAARSNRHIGMHKPEQLCGVEVPRDVPYGIAVESDQPIIVQYSRLDVTQPNFSLMTTTPYSE, encoded by the coding sequence ATGAAAGCAAATCCCGGAAAGAAATCTTGGTATATTCCTGATGCTTATCTGCCCAGTTCTGGTTTGGGTGAAAAATGGGAAGGGCATGAATCCGTTTGCGTACTCAACGTCGGCGAACAGGATGCCATACTTACATTTATACTCTACTTTGAGGATCGGGAACCCATTACGATCAGGGACCTGCGATTGGCGGCTCGGTCGAATCGTCATATTGGCATGCATAAGCCCGAGCAACTATGTGGAGTGGAAGTGCCACGTGATGTGCCTTATGGGATCGCAGTTGAGAGCGATCAGCCAATCATTGTGCAGTATTCGCGTCTCGATGTGACTCAGCCGAACTTCAGTCTCATGACGACGACTCCCTATTCGGAGTGA
- a CDS encoding alpha-L-rhamnosidase has protein sequence MKTSEQQCVDLRKHFIRPSQLMKGDSPPACYARTNLELPKTIASASLQYTAFGIVEPWLNGQPLNDDRFLPGWSDYRKRVYVVKKPVGHVLKKGSNILGFILGNGWAGFTYGPWEHAKCLVDFTALSAELSVEYTDGTKASFVSTPDWRWAQGPVTSQSLYHGEHYDARKKLTDWTTPNFDKRRWKTGKAVSAPQIELTPRKCPPVRVTEQLAPEKIWKGSNGHWLVDFGQNLVGVVRLQVKEKSGQKIKLRFAEMLQDDGQLYTENLRGARATDIYICSGNGKETISPRWTFHGFRYAEIDGLSHPPKPEEISAQVLHNDLKPTGNFKTSNTLINQLQRCIVWGQRGNFLEAPTDCPQRDERLGWSGDAQVFVKTACFNYDCEDFYRQWMDAMRDGQRTDGAFPDLAPDVLGWHGNAGWGDAGIIVPHAVWQFYGNTSIVAENWSAMESYLSFLIERGNEYIQPETVYGDWLAVDAQRPEWGPTPKDLIGTAYFARDAGLISEMAQAIGKLTEANRYATLQTNVQRAFQKRYITPEGLVLGDTQTSYLLALAFDLVPENLVSAAGERLIEKLKARDWHLSTGFLGTPLLNPVLTKIGRTDVAYKVLEQETYPGWLYPILNGATTMWERWNSWTREHGFGPVEMNSFNHYAYGAIGEWLYATVAGLNVDNSTEQPIVSFSPRPGNSLKSASASLMIKQGKLACGWKLNSQGLKLKIDIPKGAKSRVSIPAKSWRTVQVNGKSVSRTPAIEPYQNGRFPSATLKPGSYEIVVPKKNVVIANLGQLHSE, from the coding sequence ATGAAAACATCCGAACAGCAATGCGTTGATTTACGTAAACATTTCATACGGCCGTCGCAACTGATGAAAGGCGACTCACCGCCAGCATGCTACGCACGCACAAATCTTGAGCTGCCTAAAACTATCGCATCTGCATCCCTACAATACACAGCCTTTGGCATAGTCGAACCCTGGCTCAATGGCCAACCACTTAATGACGATCGTTTTCTCCCTGGCTGGAGTGACTACCGCAAACGTGTTTATGTGGTTAAAAAACCTGTAGGACATGTCCTGAAGAAAGGCTCAAACATACTCGGTTTCATTCTTGGTAATGGTTGGGCAGGTTTTACCTATGGGCCGTGGGAACATGCAAAATGTCTCGTTGATTTCACTGCATTATCAGCAGAACTTAGTGTGGAATATACAGATGGCACAAAGGCCAGTTTTGTATCCACACCAGATTGGCGATGGGCGCAAGGACCAGTCACCTCGCAATCCCTATATCATGGTGAGCATTATGATGCCCGCAAAAAACTGACTGACTGGACAACTCCAAATTTTGATAAACGCCGTTGGAAAACTGGTAAGGCCGTAAGCGCACCTCAAATCGAATTGACCCCACGTAAATGTCCTCCTGTTCGAGTTACCGAACAACTGGCTCCGGAAAAAATCTGGAAAGGTTCGAATGGTCACTGGCTGGTCGACTTCGGACAAAACCTAGTTGGAGTTGTCCGCCTGCAAGTGAAGGAGAAATCCGGACAAAAAATCAAACTTCGCTTTGCCGAAATGCTACAAGATGACGGCCAGCTTTATACCGAAAATCTACGCGGCGCACGTGCAACGGATATCTATATCTGCAGCGGAAATGGAAAAGAAACGATCTCTCCACGCTGGACTTTTCATGGCTTCCGTTATGCCGAAATTGATGGCCTTTCCCATCCACCAAAGCCTGAGGAAATCAGCGCGCAGGTTCTCCACAACGATCTCAAACCAACAGGCAACTTCAAGACCTCCAATACGCTCATCAACCAATTGCAGCGCTGCATTGTCTGGGGACAGCGAGGTAATTTCCTAGAAGCTCCCACAGACTGCCCGCAACGTGATGAACGCTTAGGCTGGTCGGGTGACGCTCAAGTCTTCGTCAAAACTGCCTGCTTCAATTACGACTGCGAGGATTTTTATCGTCAGTGGATGGACGCCATGCGCGACGGGCAACGAACCGATGGAGCCTTCCCGGACCTCGCCCCGGACGTACTCGGATGGCATGGCAATGCCGGTTGGGGTGATGCAGGTATCATCGTACCCCACGCCGTCTGGCAGTTTTATGGGAACACTTCCATCGTCGCAGAGAATTGGTCAGCGATGGAAAGTTATCTCAGCTTTCTTATCGAGCGTGGCAACGAATACATCCAACCCGAAACCGTTTATGGTGACTGGCTGGCAGTCGATGCTCAACGTCCGGAATGGGGCCCAACACCTAAAGACCTTATCGGCACTGCTTACTTTGCCCGCGATGCTGGGTTAATATCCGAAATGGCACAGGCAATAGGTAAGTTAACTGAAGCAAATCGCTACGCCACGTTACAGACCAATGTTCAACGTGCTTTCCAGAAGCGGTATATTACACCTGAAGGGCTTGTCCTAGGAGACACACAAACAAGTTACCTGCTTGCCCTCGCCTTCGACCTTGTGCCAGAAAATCTAGTCTCTGCTGCAGGGGAACGACTAATCGAAAAACTAAAGGCACGTGACTGGCACCTCTCCACTGGATTCCTGGGTACTCCTTTGCTAAACCCTGTATTAACCAAAATCGGCCGCACCGATGTCGCCTATAAAGTCCTTGAGCAGGAAACTTACCCTGGATGGCTTTACCCCATCTTGAACGGTGCCACAACCATGTGGGAGCGCTGGAACAGCTGGACACGAGAACATGGTTTCGGTCCGGTGGAAATGAACTCATTCAATCATTACGCTTATGGCGCCATCGGCGAATGGCTCTATGCAACAGTAGCTGGCCTGAATGTCGATAACTCAACCGAACAACCAATCGTTAGCTTTTCACCACGCCCTGGCAACAGTTTGAAAAGTGCCTCTGCCAGCCTAATGATCAAGCAAGGTAAACTGGCCTGTGGCTGGAAACTCAACAGCCAAGGCCTAAAACTGAAAATCGATATTCCCAAAGGAGCGAAATCACGAGTCTCAATTCCAGCCAAGTCATGGAGAACAGTGCAAGTCAATGGTAAGTCAGTCAGTCGTACCCCTGCCATAGAGCCCTATCAGAACGGACGTTTTCCAAGCGCTACTCTCAAACCGGGCAGTTACGAAATCGTAGTTCCTAAGAAGAATGTCGTAATAGCCAACCTTGGTCAGCTTCACTCCGAATAG
- a CDS encoding DUF5722 domain-containing protein, whose amino-acid sequence MHLTRITTLLILMAAPLIAANKMTLVPAGNFGVKVTKLETGVYELETTDEDPQVVFEAKTINKTNTVLSFDYFCPDGVGWVEVFYKSNKSQQWSSTRKIEAGRMPKAETWQPFSADLHTLSKGKWTNKDRLLRIDFGRDAGTKIQLRNVRLRPPTVEEAAGAEALARKRQEKLEIAQLVDDYLAAEYPWGDIESVLVGPDTVAITGKIAENVEPPRHLIEYAPHENPWEPNSGTILEDEMLDHEFSIVLPRFVEGRDRIAQRWALAAPRGETQNRFTPAVWATDVNAAAERNMPRLRPINKKGIGGMENKKGIFSQDVTDLGISAGTINLDISGLFNLPKGEPTISFEHQGRTWDFNKATVQNWDNTIRLMSDHDIVVSAILLIGPKQTPLLHPDYIDAGIYSIANFTIEEGTDAYRAAVAFLAERYSRPDKKYGWVTHWIVFNEVDFGWVWTNMGEQPEAIYFDTYQKALRLTWLETRRFNPTSEVFISLTHHWDYGPADSFRSYPPRSLLDRLATYSSQEGDYQWGVAYHPYPQRLFYPRTWEDRSPTASFDTPYITPQNIEVLDSYLNQPEFLYDGSPRTVLLSEQGFHTPDYDDASMQDKAAAIAYTWAKIMPLESVESFHYHRWVDHPKEGGLKLGLRTLPSPGKPYGERKEPAFSVFAALETDEQEETLESILDYIGISDWSDVLISTDSITKENTNNVLSN is encoded by the coding sequence ATGCACCTTACCCGCATAACCACATTGCTCATACTGATGGCAGCACCTTTGATCGCAGCCAATAAAATGACTCTGGTACCGGCTGGAAACTTCGGCGTCAAAGTAACGAAACTGGAAACCGGCGTTTATGAATTGGAAACCACGGATGAAGACCCTCAAGTGGTCTTTGAGGCAAAGACAATCAACAAAACGAATACTGTTCTGAGTTTCGACTATTTCTGCCCTGACGGCGTTGGCTGGGTCGAAGTGTTTTATAAAAGCAATAAGAGTCAACAGTGGAGCAGCACTCGAAAAATCGAGGCTGGGCGCATGCCCAAAGCCGAAACATGGCAACCTTTCTCCGCAGACCTGCACACTCTATCGAAAGGCAAATGGACCAATAAGGATCGTCTCTTGAGGATCGACTTTGGACGTGATGCTGGCACTAAGATACAACTGAGAAATGTTCGCTTGCGACCACCAACAGTAGAGGAAGCAGCCGGAGCAGAAGCTCTGGCTCGTAAGCGCCAGGAAAAACTTGAAATTGCCCAGCTTGTTGATGACTACCTTGCTGCAGAATATCCCTGGGGAGACATTGAAAGTGTACTTGTCGGACCAGACACTGTTGCGATCACAGGTAAAATCGCAGAAAACGTAGAACCACCTCGACACCTGATAGAATATGCACCTCACGAAAACCCCTGGGAGCCAAACAGCGGAACGATATTGGAAGACGAAATGCTAGACCATGAGTTTAGTATCGTCTTGCCTCGATTCGTGGAAGGCCGAGATCGCATAGCTCAGCGTTGGGCTCTGGCCGCGCCACGTGGAGAAACTCAAAACCGCTTCACCCCCGCTGTTTGGGCCACTGATGTAAACGCAGCTGCCGAGCGAAACATGCCGCGTCTGCGACCAATCAACAAAAAAGGCATCGGTGGAATGGAAAACAAAAAGGGAATATTTTCACAAGATGTCACAGATCTTGGCATCAGTGCCGGAACAATCAATCTCGATATCAGCGGACTATTTAATCTACCCAAAGGAGAACCAACAATCAGCTTTGAACATCAAGGAAGAACATGGGATTTCAACAAGGCTACAGTTCAAAACTGGGACAATACCATTCGCCTGATGAGCGATCATGATATTGTCGTCAGCGCAATCCTCCTTATTGGACCAAAGCAAACGCCCTTACTACATCCTGATTATATTGACGCTGGCATCTATTCAATTGCCAACTTCACCATCGAAGAAGGAACAGACGCATATCGCGCGGCAGTTGCTTTTCTGGCCGAACGCTATTCAAGACCTGACAAGAAGTATGGCTGGGTGACGCACTGGATTGTCTTTAATGAAGTCGACTTCGGCTGGGTCTGGACAAATATGGGTGAACAGCCCGAGGCCATTTACTTTGATACTTATCAAAAAGCCCTCCGGCTTACATGGCTGGAAACTCGACGCTTTAACCCCACTTCAGAAGTCTTCATCTCACTTACTCACCACTGGGATTATGGCCCGGCAGATTCCTTTCGAAGTTATCCTCCACGTAGTTTACTCGATCGGCTAGCCACTTATTCATCTCAAGAAGGAGACTACCAATGGGGAGTCGCTTACCACCCTTATCCACAAAGACTGTTCTACCCACGCACTTGGGAGGATCGTTCCCCCACAGCATCATTTGATACACCATACATCACTCCTCAAAACATCGAGGTACTCGATAGCTATTTGAATCAGCCAGAATTTTTATATGACGGTAGCCCACGCACGGTGCTCCTATCTGAGCAGGGATTTCATACACCTGATTACGATGATGCATCCATGCAAGACAAGGCAGCCGCCATCGCCTACACCTGGGCGAAAATCATGCCACTCGAATCAGTGGAAAGTTTTCACTATCACCGTTGGGTAGATCACCCGAAAGAAGGAGGGCTTAAGCTAGGGCTGCGAACGCTGCCCTCGCCCGGCAAGCCCTACGGAGAGCGAAAGGAACCCGCCTTTTCGGTTTTTGCAGCTTTGGAGACCGATGAACAAGAAGAAACCCTTGAGTCGATCCTTGATTACATCGGCATAAGCGATTGGAGCGATGTGCTCATCTCAACAGATAGCATAACAAAGGAAAATACAAATAATGTCCTTTCAAATTAG